The DNA segment CCAATGTATTGTGGCTGCCGAGAACCTCGAAACATTCGGATTGGGTGTGTCCCTTTATGGTTACCTGGACACCAATCACTTCAATGCCTTTAATGTGAATGTTGTCTCCTTTGACCAAAAAGGAGACAATGCGTTTATTCGCAGGTTTTACGTTTTTATAATCAAATATTGGAATTTCGTTTGGATAAGCCAAATAGCTGATGCCGTTTTTGTCCAATTGGGTTACATAAGCATAAGCTCGTTCGTAATTTGCAATTTGCTCTTCCCTCATCGAATAAAGTCCGCCCCTAATATAAACTGTATCTCCAGAATTGGCCAATTCTTGGGCTTTTTTTATGGTTTCAACAGGTTTGTCTTTGCTTCCAATATTGGAATCATTTCCATCCGGTGCTACATAAAATTCGGCGGCAAAAGAATAAAAGCTGCTTAAAAAGAATGTGATGATTAAAATTTTATTTCTCATAAGGTGAATTTGTTGAATTTCCTCCAGCCTTAGCTGGAGGTAAATGAATAAATGTCAAAATGGCTTTAGCCAAAATTGTTTCCTTGTTTGGCTAAAGCCATTTATGCAATTCTTATTTTATTCCTCCAGCTAAAACTGGAGGCAATTCAAAATAGAAATAAATTTAAAAATTATTGTTTAGCAGGAATTTCGATATAATCTTTCAAGCCACATTCCTTTATTTTTTTGAGACTCTCCGCTACAGTAAGCGCGTTCAGATTGGCTCCTTCAGAACCAGTGTGCGTGTGGTCTTTTGGAAAAAATGGTTTCACGGTTTCTTTGCCCAAGGCTTCGTATTTCAAGGCCACGAGTTCGTTTAAATCGATGAAAAAAGCACCAGTATTTTCGGCTGCAATTTTCGACCATCCTCCGTAAGAATCGCTTCTGCGTTCCACTTTGTCGTTCGGCCATTCATTTCTTGGAGTTTGGCTCAAAACGATTGGAATAGCTCCTTTTTCTTTGGCTTCCTTGACGAATTTTTCCATATACCAGCCAAAAGTTTGCACGGTTTCGGTTAAACTGTCGCGAACCACCACTTGGGTTTCGTTGCCGTTTCCTTTAAGCGAACCCCTGAATTTTTCTTTGTCAATCGCTCCGGCATCGTTATGTCCAAATTGAATCATGATGTAATCGCCCGGCTGCAATTGATTTTTTACTGCTTCCCATAATCCTTCTTTAACAAAAGTACGAGTGCTTCTTCCGCCACGGGCTTTGTTGATGACTTCAATTCTAGTAGTATCGCAATATTTAGGAAATTCTACTCCCCAACCTACTGCATTGGGATTGTTGCCGTTATTGGCCATTGTCGAATCACCAATCAAATAGACTTTTTTCTTGGCTGGAAGTACAATTTTTGGATTGGGTAGAATATATTTTTTTAAAGAATTATCACTTTTTTTCAGTTGATTGATAATCACCGAAGCCGAAAGTACCGCACCTTTTGCCGATGTGTGTGTGTGGTCGCGTTTGTAGAAATAGGTTCCGGTTACTTTAGCTTCGCCCAATTTTTCCATTTCGATGGCCATATTATCGTTCAATTCGATAAAAGTCACTTTCTCTTTTTTAGCGATTTGTTTGGCCCACAAACCATACGATTTATTGTTGCGAGGCACTTTGCCTTCCTTCCAGTCGTTTCTCGGAATTGAAGAACAAACAATAGGTATGGCTCCTTTGGATTTGGCTTCACGCACTATTTTTTGGATGTACCAACCGTAAGTATGAACTACTTCGTGTTTTTTGGTCAGCATATTGTCTATCTCTTGGGTTTCTTCTCCGATTCCTTTGATGGTTCCTCTGGCTCGAAGGGTGTCATTCAGTGGGGCATCATCGTTGTGACCAAATTGAATCATTACGTAATCGCCTTTTTTGAGTTTTTTATACACCGCTTCCCACAAGCCTTTTTGTTGAAAAGTTCTACTACTGGTGCCTCCTAAAGCGTGGTTTTCTAGCCTTACTTTTGTAGTATCCAAAAACTGGCCTATGTAATCGCCCCAGCCCCAAAGTCCGCCGTCGCCTTTACCAGCCCCATTTTTTACGGTGGAATCGCCTACGGTATAAATAGTAGGTTTGTCTTGTTTTTGGGTCGTAAAATTGAAAAATAATAATGCTAAACTAAGGATTGAAAGTATTTTAATTGACTTCATAATGCTTTTAAAAATCTAAATTTATTTATCAGTTGTAACTCTAAAATCGAACCAAAGATTCATCGAAATGCCATCGTCGCCTTTTTTGATACGGATATTGGTGGCTTGACTTTCGGGACCTTGGTGTTCCAAAGGTTTGAAATCACGCATCGCTGGAATTTCATACATAAAGGAAATGTCTCCTTCTGGGAATGCCGGTTGCGGGTAACTTCCTGGGAAACCGTTCTTAGGCAAATCAGGAGTGAAGACTCTTAAAAATAAGTTCTCGGATTCGCTATAAACTTTGAATGATGATGCACCCGCTTTTAAATTCGCACCTATAACATTGGCGTGATAGCCTTTGAATTCTGGATACACCAAATTTTCAAAACTTTCTCCTGTTATGGTTGTGTTATAGTCTTTTTCCCAAAAACCATAAGTTGTTCCCTTGATTCTGTTTTTCCAAACGTGATACGGACCTCTTCCAAACCATTTCATTCCCGTAACTCCTTTTTCAGGAAAACTGAACGTGATTCCAAAAGCACTGATTTTATCTTCGAAATAAGCGCCGTCAAAACCACCGGCATTCTCGGCATTTTTCAGTGCAATTAGTTCCATTTTAAATCTTCCGTCGGCTTCCATAATCCATTTAATGGAAGTCAATCCGCCTGTATAAGTTACGGTACAAACTGCTTTGTCGCCTTCTTGTGCTACTTGTACGTCTTTCACTTTGGCTTTCATCCCCACAGGGCGAGGGCCATTGGTTAACGGAATTACCGAAGTCGTGTTTTTGACGGCAAGAATTTCACCCGTTGATTTATCCAAAGTTACGCTGACATCGCTTCCTTTCAAAGTAATTTCGTTGCCATTTTGAACCACGGTAGCTTTTGCCTTGGTCGTTTTGGCAACCAAAAACTTGTTGGCATAAAACTTCGCTTTGTGAATAGGCCAAGTCCAAGTGTAAATTTCTTTTCCGTGGATGTCATTCGCCGTTATCGACAAAATATCGCCTTCGAAAAAATTGGCTGGAACGGCAAATTTAATCTTGCGAGTTTCTCCGGGTTCAATGCTTGGAATCTCTATTTTACCTGAATTAATTGTTGCTGCAATCGTATCTGTGTTAAGAATATTGGCATCCGATTTCAGAACTTTATATTCCATTTTGCAGGAAGTCAGATTACTGAAAAGATAATCATTGGTAATCAAAAATGAGCCGTCAAAACTATCGCCAATTTGTTTTGGTGCAAATTGAATCGGAGCCCAAACTTCTTTTACGGTGTAATAACTGCCTTCTTTTTCGCGATGTGGTCCCAGAATTCCATCAGCAGCGAGAGAACCTTTGGAATCAAATTTGGTTTCTCCCTTCCAATCCGAACGGAAAACAGCTTCGTCGAGCATTGCCCACATAAATCCACCTGCAAACAATGGACTTTGCTTGTAACGCGTCCAAAAATCTTCCAAGGCTGCTCCGTGACCGTTATCGTAAGTTCCGTGCATAAATTCGGTGGGAAAAAATACGTTTTCTCCTTGATTGAAACGGTGCATTCCTGTTAAATAAGTAGGGTAGTGGTGCGTATCCCAACCGTTGAAATCAGCCCAAGGATGAATAACAATTCTTTTTTGAGGATCGTTGTCTTCAAAAACTTTGTCCACATTGTAATTCCAACCGCCTTCGTTTCCGTTGTCCCAAATAATCACCGATGGATGGTTCACATCACGAACAACCGTTTCGGTAACTAATTTAGTTCCTAATTTGGTGTCATACGAATTTTGCCAACCCGCCAATTCGTTCAAGACAAAAATACCCAAGGAATCGCAAACTTCCAAGAAATGCTCGTCCGGCGGATAGTGACCTCGCACTGCATTCATATTCATATCCTTCAATAAATTTCCGTCCAATATGCTGATGCGTTTGCTAGTGCTGCGACCGCCCTCTGGCCAAAAGGAATGACGATTGATTCCTTTCATTATAATTTTGGTGCCGTTTACATAGATTCCGTCTTTCTTTTTGAACTCCAAAGTTCGGAAACCAATTCTTTTTTCTACTTTATGAATGGCAGTTCCGTTTTGTTTTAACACCAATTCCAAATCGTATAAATTAGGCGTTTCGGTATTCCAAGGTTTTACGTTTTTCCATTGGGCAGCAATAATTTCTTTGGTGCTTTTCGCTTTTATTGGAAAAGAAAAAGTTTCGAATTTTTCGCCATCCAAACCTCTTAAAGTCGCTTCGACAGTGGTGTTTTTAGTAATATTTTTAAGATTCATATCAACAGTGATCGAACCATCCATTTTTGGATTTACCGCAATATGCTGAATTTGTGTTTTTGGGGAAACCTCCAACCAAACCGGACGATAAATCCCGCCAAACAACCACCAATCGGTTTTGCGTTCGGCAGCATTTACAGAATTGTTACTGGAATGTTTCCAAACGTGGACTTCCAAAATATTTTTGCTTCCAAAGTTTAAAAGCGAAGTAATATCATACTTGAATTCATAAAAACCACCTTGATGAATTTCTCCGGCCAATTTTCCGTTGACTTTCACTTCGGTATCTGTCATTGCACCGCCAAAAGCGATTACGACATCTTTACCTTTATAATCGGCAGGAATTTCAAATTCGTATTTGTACAAACCTTCTTCTTTGCTGGGTTCTTTTTGGTTCAATTCTTTGTACCATCGACCATACGTGTATTCGCCAAAACCTTCCAATTCCCATTGCGAAGGAACATTAATTTTCGACCAAGTTTTGCTGTTGTTGCCGTCGGTGCAATAGAAATCCCATTTTACGGGATGTTCAAAATCTTTTCCGGAAAGATATATTTTATCGGTTTGTTGTGCAAAACCGTTTAGCGCAGAAAATGTAGTAAGCGCAACAATAGCAAGGATTAGAAAGTTTTTTTTAAGTAACATAATTGGATTTTTCAAAGGAGATTTAATTACCGTCGGGTTTTGCGATTTCAAAGCGAACACTCATCGGAAGTGTCCAATTTGAAAAATAATTGGGTTTTGTTGGATCGTAAGCCGGAGTTTCCTTGCTGATGTTCTTTTTCAAAGGAAGGTCAAGATCACGAATGCCTTTTATCACACAAAGGGCAATTTCGTTGGCACCAAAACTATTGAAATGGGTATTGTCTTCCAATGCTTTTTCCTGTCCCGGAAAAGTATTGGCTGGATAATGTACCAAAGCATTTTTGGAAGCCTCAACACCCCATTTTTCGTACAATACGGTAGTGATTTGGGTAATATCGATAAGCGGGACATTCATTTTTTTGGCAACCGCTCGCATAGCATCTGGGAAATTGCCGTGTGTTGGTTTTAAAGTTCCGTCGGGATTAAAAGCGCGGCGTTGCGTTGGCGTAACCAAAACTGGAATAGCTCCTTTATTTCGGGCCGTTTCAACGTATTCGGCTAAATATTTCGAGTACGATTCCCAAGCGGTGTTTTCTGGGCCTTTTAATTTTTCGTCGTTATGGGCAAATTCAACAAACAGATAATCGTCTGGTTTTAGCAAAGAATTTATTTTTTTCAAACGATTACTGCTTTTAAAAGAACTCAAAGCCGAACCTGAAACGGCATAATTGGCAACGACAACATTCTCATCAAAATAGTTGGTGATAAATTGTCCCCAAGAAGCCCAAGGCTCCACATCTTGGTCGGTAACGGTCGAATCTCCGGCCAAATAAATCACCGGAATGGTCGTTACAGGAGTTATTTTTATGCTTTGGATATTGGCAACGCCCAAAAATTCGAGGGTTAGTTTATCGTCCCAATTGAAAACGGTTAAATCCCTGTCTTTAAGACTGATTTTGGAAGTGGCATCAATTTTTGGGTTTCTAATATTGACATTGAAAGTTTTGGAAACTTGACTTCCTTTTTTAACGGAAAATTGATCCAGCATCAGCCTTCTGGATTCTGCTTTTATGGTAACATTGGAGTCTTTTTCGTTGCTTCCGATAGTTATTTCAACGCTGTAATTCCCTTCGGGTACGGCTACTGAAAAATAGGTTGGTTTTTCAGTATAAAAGCCTTTAGGAGCAATTTTTACATTCGATACAGAGCCAAAATCAAACCCATATCCTGTACTTGGAGTATAAAGCAGGGGTGTTTTGATTGCTGTTCCTTTCGTAGGTTTTAAGGTGGTGCCAAAAGAAAACAACATGTAATTTTCCTTGTTTTCAGAAGCTTTTTGAGGATTTGCTTTTGCTGAAGAACGTTCCAGATTTTTTAAAATACTTTTAGTATGCATGGCAAAAAAAGCACTAGG comes from the Flavobacterium limnophilum genome and includes:
- a CDS encoding glycoside hydrolase family 2 protein, translating into MLLKKNFLILAIVALTTFSALNGFAQQTDKIYLSGKDFEHPVKWDFYCTDGNNSKTWSKINVPSQWELEGFGEYTYGRWYKELNQKEPSKEEGLYKYEFEIPADYKGKDVVIAFGGAMTDTEVKVNGKLAGEIHQGGFYEFKYDITSLLNFGSKNILEVHVWKHSSNNSVNAAERKTDWWLFGGIYRPVWLEVSPKTQIQHIAVNPKMDGSITVDMNLKNITKNTTVEATLRGLDGEKFETFSFPIKAKSTKEIIAAQWKNVKPWNTETPNLYDLELVLKQNGTAIHKVEKRIGFRTLEFKKKDGIYVNGTKIIMKGINRHSFWPEGGRSTSKRISILDGNLLKDMNMNAVRGHYPPDEHFLEVCDSLGIFVLNELAGWQNSYDTKLGTKLVTETVVRDVNHPSVIIWDNGNEGGWNYNVDKVFEDNDPQKRIVIHPWADFNGWDTHHYPTYLTGMHRFNQGENVFFPTEFMHGTYDNGHGAALEDFWTRYKQSPLFAGGFMWAMLDEAVFRSDWKGETKFDSKGSLAADGILGPHREKEGSYYTVKEVWAPIQFAPKQIGDSFDGSFLITNDYLFSNLTSCKMEYKVLKSDANILNTDTIAATINSGKIEIPSIEPGETRKIKFAVPANFFEGDILSITANDIHGKEIYTWTWPIHKAKFYANKFLVAKTTKAKATVVQNGNEITLKGSDVSVTLDKSTGEILAVKNTTSVIPLTNGPRPVGMKAKVKDVQVAQEGDKAVCTVTYTGGLTSIKWIMEADGRFKMELIALKNAENAGGFDGAYFEDKISAFGITFSFPEKGVTGMKWFGRGPYHVWKNRIKGTTYGFWEKDYNTTITGESFENLVYPEFKGYHANVIGANLKAGASSFKVYSESENLFLRVFTPDLPKNGFPGSYPQPAFPEGDISFMYEIPAMRDFKPLEHQGPESQATNIRIKKGDDGISMNLWFDFRVTTDK
- a CDS encoding rhamnogalacturonan acetylesterase, translated to MPSAFFAMHTKSILKNLERSSAKANPQKASENKENYMLFSFGTTLKPTKGTAIKTPLLYTPSTGYGFDFGSVSNVKIAPKGFYTEKPTYFSVAVPEGNYSVEITIGSNEKDSNVTIKAESRRLMLDQFSVKKGSQVSKTFNVNIRNPKIDATSKISLKDRDLTVFNWDDKLTLEFLGVANIQSIKITPVTTIPVIYLAGDSTVTDQDVEPWASWGQFITNYFDENVVVANYAVSGSALSSFKSSNRLKKINSLLKPDDYLFVEFAHNDEKLKGPENTAWESYSKYLAEYVETARNKGAIPVLVTPTQRRAFNPDGTLKPTHGNFPDAMRAVAKKMNVPLIDITQITTVLYEKWGVEASKNALVHYPANTFPGQEKALEDNTHFNSFGANEIALCVIKGIRDLDLPLKKNISKETPAYDPTKPNYFSNWTLPMSVRFEIAKPDGN
- a CDS encoding rhamnogalacturonan acetylesterase; translated protein: MKSIKILSILSLALLFFNFTTQKQDKPTIYTVGDSTVKNGAGKGDGGLWGWGDYIGQFLDTTKVRLENHALGGTSSRTFQQKGLWEAVYKKLKKGDYVMIQFGHNDDAPLNDTLRARGTIKGIGEETQEIDNMLTKKHEVVHTYGWYIQKIVREAKSKGAIPIVCSSIPRNDWKEGKVPRNNKSYGLWAKQIAKKEKVTFIELNDNMAIEMEKLGEAKVTGTYFYKRDHTHTSAKGAVLSASVIINQLKKSDNSLKKYILPNPKIVLPAKKKVYLIGDSTMANNGNNPNAVGWGVEFPKYCDTTRIEVINKARGGRSTRTFVKEGLWEAVKNQLQPGDYIMIQFGHNDAGAIDKEKFRGSLKGNGNETQVVVRDSLTETVQTFGWYMEKFVKEAKEKGAIPIVLSQTPRNEWPNDKVERRSDSYGGWSKIAAENTGAFFIDLNELVALKYEALGKETVKPFFPKDHTHTGSEGANLNALTVAESLKKIKECGLKDYIEIPAKQ